The DNA segment GATTGCCCCGAGGCGCTCGGCGTCAAAGACAACGCCGTAGCGAACGCGCGGGGGCGAGCGCTCGTCGCTGACGCGGTTGTGGCGCAGCCGGTGCCCGGCGCTGGTGTTGCCGACGCCGTCGATCATGAAGCGAAAGGCCGCGCCTACCGGGTGGCGCCCGTCGAGCCAGCGCTCGGAGAGGTTGAGGTTACGGAAGACGTTGTCGGACGCGGTCAGTCGTTGCGGCACTCTGACATTGCTCAGGCTGAAGTCGGTGATCACGACGCCGTCGCCGCCGCAATCGCTGATATCGTTGCCGTGCAAGGAGATGTCGGAGACATCGCCGGAGAGCTGTACTGCGATGCTGCCCGCAGCCTGCTCGCAGTCGATACGGTTGTGCGCCAGCGTCAGATGTGTGACCGGCGCCGCGCCGTTGACGTATACACCCACCGGCGGCTGCGCGTGCGAGCGCCGGCCGAGGGTGATGAGGTTGTCGGACACCAAGAGGTTGCGGCTGCCGGCGCGCTCGCCCGGGGCGCGCGGCGGGGTGATCACCACGCAGCCACTGGCCCTCGAGTCGAGCTGACAGCCGCTGATGACGTTGCCGACCACCGCGGTGTCACTCGAACTCACCGCGACCCCGGCCGCCCGGTTGATACTCAGGGTATTGCCGCTGATGGTGACCGCGCGCATCTCGGTGTCGGCGAGTCCGCCGCTGGCGTTGTCGCTGACGATACCGCCGGTATCGGTACAAGTATTGCCGCTGATGGTGGTGCGGCCGCTGTCGCCGGCGTTCTGGCCTTCGAGCGCGATGCAGGGACCGCGCACGTGGCTGATGGTGTTGCCGGTGATGGTGTTTTCGCTCGCCCCGCCGGCGGCCGCGGCGATGCCGAACATCTCGCCGTAGTCGCCGCCGGCAATGATGTTGTTGGCGATCACCGTTCGGGTTTGGCGCGCAGCGGCGATGGCGTCGGAAAAGGGCGCGTTGCGAGCGACGTTGATGGCGTTGCCGACGCCGCGCCCGGGCAAAAGCTGGCCGCGATCGTCGCTCTGCGCCCGCCCGCGGTTGCGCTCGATGCGATTGCCTTCGATACGCACGTCCGAGCAACTCAGCGCCCCCAAGCCGCCCCGCAAATTGTTGCCGATGCGCAAACCGCGCAGCGTCAGACCGTCGGTGGCCCAAGCGAAGACGGCATAGTTGCGCAGGTCGTCCGGCGGCGGCGCGCTGGCGGTCTCGATCTGGCCAGTCATGTCCCAGCTGCAGTTCTCGATCGCGACGTCGTAAAGGCGATGGCGGCCGGCGTTGTCGCCGGTGCCACCCGGCGCCGCCAGAATGGCCGGGTTGACCAGCACCGCCGCCTGATCGAAACCGTGAGTGACATGAATCGTCGCCGGGGCCATGCATGCCAGCGTCACCGCCGGACGATTTATGACGATCATGGTCGCCTGCTCGTAGTCGCCCGGCGCGATCTCGATGCGTTGGGCACGCGACGGCAGCTGCTCGCCGTCTTGGCGAAGCGCGGCCAACACGTGCACCGCGCCCGGCGCCAACCCACGCACTTGCAAGCGCTCGCGATCGGGGCCACTGGCTGCGAAAACACCGTAGCTCAGACCCGGCTCAGCCGGCACTGTCACGCGCACACCTTGTCGCGCCGCAACACGCACCTCTTGCACTGCCCCGAGTTTGACCAAGCGCTCGCCGGCGTAGCCAGCAACAATAACGCGGACCGTGACCGGGGCTCCAGGGCCGTTCGGGTAGTAAGGCACCTCGCCGAGGCGGCGGTTGAAGAACTCCGTCGCGTCGATCAAGCGCACGCTCGTCTCAGGTGCGACCTCTTGCGCTTGCAGGCTCTCGCCGCCAGGCGGGCCGGCGTAAACGCTATACGTGGCCACCGGCGACATCGCCAGCGGCAGGGATATTTCGAGCGCCTCGCCCGCACCGATAAGTACGCCTTGCGGCTCGCCGACCGCCACCGTTTCACCATTAACCGCCACGCCGGCCACCACCACGCTGTACTCGCCGGGATTCAGGGCGGTCACCATCTTCGGCACGGCGCGCGCCTTTACACCGGCTGGCAGCGGCGCAATCAGCATTCCGCCAACCACGTCAACTGCGGCATCGGGAATCAGCACGGCCGGGGCTTGCGCCAACGCCTGATTCACCGCCGCACCCAGATCGTCTCCGGCGCGCACGGGATCGATAACCGTCACCCCGGCCGGCGCGATACCGTGGGCCAACATCGCAGCCGCCATCGTCACTAAACGCAACCTCGTACTCATAGGCGCCCGGCTACCGCTCTTCATGCCAGCACTCGATACATCCAGCCACCGAGCCAGCGCGTCACCGCCAGCGGCAGGTGTCGCCACACGGCGCGAATCGCGCGCAACCGCGCGGAGTCCTCGGACTGCGCACCGACACCGGTCACGCGCGGGAAATAATAGTACGGCAACGGCTGCGCCACTGCGCCCCAACTGCGTTTGAAGCGCGCCAGGCCGGCGTTCTCGCGCACCGTCTTGCCCAGGTCGAGCGCGGCCAGGTCTGCGCTCTTCGCCCACGCGATCGCGCGCCACAGCACGAGGCTGTTCGGTTGCACCTCGAGGCGGCGCGGATCGGCGGCACTGAACTTGTAGTAGAGGCAGGCGCCAAAGCGCAGGAACACGGCACTAGCAATCGCCCGCCCGCCGTGGCGTGCAGTCACGACAAAGCCGGCGTCACGCGCGAGGAACTCCCGCCCCAGTAGCTCGAAGAAGCGCCACGACTGTACCGGCACGCCCAGCCTGCGGCGCGTGATTTGGTGCAGCCGGTAGAACTCCCGCAGAGCCGGCAGGTCGGCGGCCTGGGCGACGCTGACGCCCGCGCGCAAGGCCCGCTTGCGTCCCCACCTGACCGAGTCCGAGAACGCCCGCTCGAGCAGGTGCAGCGGGCGCTCGAGCGACAGGAGATACGAATCATTGTGCAGCGTCTCCGCCAACTGTGTGCGCGCGCTGTCTGCCAGCGCTCCACGCACCTCCAGGGCACGCCAGTTGCGCTCGCCGGCGTCGCGCAGGGCCGCAGCCAACAGCGCACTGACGGCATTCGCTCCACCCACCGGGCCGCCGGCATCGGAAAACGGCAGCGACACCCAACGCCGGCCGCGCCATAAGCCACCGAGTTCGAACCCGGGCAGGCCGCCGATCACCTTGCCCTGCGCGCTCGCAACGTAATAGCGCGGCGCGAACCCGTAAGTCGCCGCGATCACCCGCGCCCAAGCCTGCGAGTGATACAGCGCCGCGCCCGGCAGGGCTTCGACCGCAAGCCAGCGGCTGTCGCCGAGCGGATCGATGACCTCAACGCTAATCATGCGGCCCGCGGCGGACGAACTGGCGACAGAACAGCTCGAGCGTAAGCAACGCCAAGATCTGCCGTTCGTAGTTCTCCTCTCCGACAGCGTGCGCCTGCAAGATCGCTTCGACGCCGTCGAGGGCAAAGTAAGCTCGCCAGGCAGCATTCGGCGCCAGCAGCGTGTCACGCACGTAGTCGCGCAGTTCGGCGCGGAACCAGCGTGCCGTCGGTACGCCGAAGCCCAGCTTGCGCCGGCGCACGATGTGCTCGGGCAGCCATGCCATCACTGCTTGTTTGTGGATGTACTTGCGCACCATGCCCTTGAGCTTCAGCGCCGCCGGCACGCTTTCCGCCACCTGCATCAAGTCCAGGTCGAGAAACGGTACGCGGGCTTCGAGCGACCAGGCCATGGTCATCTTATCACCGTAGAGCAACAGGTCGTCGGCCAGCGACAGCCGAGCATCGATGTACATCAGCTGCGACAGCGGATCGAGAGCCCGCACCCCCGCGCGCCAGCGCTCGATCGGTGCCAGCAGCTGCGCCGGCGACAGCCGTGAGGGCTCGCCCCACAGCCGCGCCATCATCGGCGCCGGCAGCAGCGCGTAGAGCGCGAGGAAGCGGGTGGCATCGTCGGCGTTGCCGAGCGAGCGCACCGCACGCTTGAGCCGCTCTTGCCCCGGCAACCGCTCCACCAGCGGCGTCACCAAAAGCTGGCGCAAGCAGGCCGGCAGCCGGCGGTACCACACGCCGTAGCGCTCGCCGAGGTAGCGATGGTAGCCGCCGAAGGGCTCGTCCGCCCCCTGGCCGGTGAGTACGACTTTGACCTGCGTGGCGGCCAGACGCGCCAGCACGAACAGCGGCACGATCGAGGTGGTGGTGGTCGGCTCTTCGAGATGCCGAATGCACGCGGGCAACGCCTCGGCAAACTCGCGCGCTGACAGCGTTACTTCGTGGTGCTCCGTGCCCAGCCAAGCGGCAACCTCGCGCGCTGCACCGAGCTCACTCAGCGGTTCGTCGCCGGCAAAGCCGACGCAGAATGTCCGCACGCGTGAGCCGCGGCGCGCCATCAGTGCCGTGATCGCCGAGGAGTCGACCCCGCCGCTCAGGAACGCCCCCACGGGCACGTCACTGACAAGCTGCCGTTCGACGGCGCGACTGAGGCGCTGGCGCAGGCTGGCGACATACTGCGCCTCACTCAGCCCGCAATCGGGCTGCGGTACCGGCGCCCAATAGCGCTCGCCACGTAGACCGCGCTGATCGCAGATCACCCGGTGGCCCGGCGCCAAGCGCTGCACCCCGCGCAGCAGCGTGTGCGGCGAGGGCACGAAGCGATAGTGAAGAAACAACTCCAGCGCAGCCGGATCAATCTCCGCCGCGACGCGCCCGGACGCCAGCAGGGCTTTGACTTCGGAGGCGAAGAGTAGAGTGTGCCCACTGGTTGTGTAGTAGAGTGGTTTCACGCCGAAATGGTCGCGCGCCAGCAGCAGCCGCCGCTGGTTCGCGTCCCACAGAGCGAAAGCGAACATGCCGTTGAAACGCAGGACGCAGTCATCGCCCCATTGCTCGTAAGCGTGCACGATGACCTCGGTATCGCTGCGGCTGCGGAACGCGTGCCCGTGCGCCTCCAGTTCGAGGCGTAGCTCTCTGAAGTTGTAGAGCTCGCCGTTGCAGACCAGCCAAACGCGCTCGTCCTCGTTGGCCATCGGCTGGTGTCCGCCGTTGAGGTCGATGATGCTCAGGCGGCGGTGCCCGAGCGCAACCGGGTCGCAGACATGGTAACCGGCGTCATCCGGCCCTCGATGCACCAGCGTCTCGGTCATGGCGCGAATCAATTCAAGATCGGGGGCCGCCGCCTCCCCATATGCAAACGCGCCCGCGATGCCGCACATCGGGATCAGCTTCGGCTGGGGGTAGTCCGCCCCGCTTCGGCCAATTTGGCAGCCGCCTGCGGTACGGCCACGGCGGCCTCGGGCGAGACGACTGCGCGATAGACCGCCAGCAACCGTTCAGCGATGCGCGGCAGCGACACCAGCTCGGCACGCGCGCGCCCCTGGGTACGGCGAGGTGGGTCGAGCACGCGTGCTAAGGCTGCGGCCACCGCCGCCGGCTCACGCTCGACGATGTGGCAGTGCGCGGTATCAGCGATGACTTGGCGCACGTCGCCGACATCGACCGAGACGATCGGCAGGTTGCACGCCATCGCCTCTTTCACCACCACCGGTCCGCCTTCCCAGTATGCGGTTACCACCAAGGCGTCGGCGGCCGCCATGTACCACGGCACCTGCTCGTACGGCACCACCGCCCGCGGCTGCGAGTGGGTACACACCAACTCGACCGGATCGGCACGGTTACGATTGAGGAGGTCAACCGCGGCCCGCGCCACGGCGAAGCATTTGCGCGGAAAAGCCGGATTGGCGGCAAAGAACACGAAGCGCCGCGCCGGCTCCCAGCCGAGGTGGGCGCGCGCGGCCGCGCGGTCGCGCGGGACAAACAGCTCGGTGTCCACGCCGCAGGGAATTACGTGTACGTCAACACGGTCGAGTACCTGCGCCATCTCTTGCGACACGGCGATCACCGCCGCGACGTGATGCGCCAGGCGGCGGTGAATCTGCACCCACAGGCGGCTCCACGCCGTGGGCCGGCCGTAGGCATCCGGCGTCCCGAGTAGATCGTCGCCGTGAAAGGTCACTACCGAAGGGCATCGCGACTGCGCCGCGGCGACGATGCCGGCGTAGCCGTAATGGGCGTGCACGACATCGTACGGCGCCCGTGCCAACAAGGCCCGCAGCCGCGGGATCGCGCGTGCGTACTTGCCGCGCTCGGCGCGATGAATCACGAACGAATCGACCGTGAGTCCGAGCCGCCGCAGCGAGCGGACTTGCAGCTGCAACCAAGGATCGAAGCCGCTCTCGTCGTGCGAGCGCGAGCCGCCGATGACCAAGACCTTCACCGGCGCTCACCCTGATCTCGGTGCGGGGAAGCCTTTCGCCCACACACGCTGTCGTAAACCTCGGCCACCTCGGCAGCCATATGGGCGGCGGAAAAGCGCGCAGCCACACGGGCGCGCGCCTGCACACCGATCGCCTGGCGGCGCCCGCCGTCGCGCAGCAAGTCGATCACGGCTGCGGCCATCGCCGTCACGTCGCCCGGCGCCACCGCCACGCCAGCGCCGGCCTCGATCAACTCGCCGGCACCGCCGACGCTGAAGGCGGCCACGGCAACTCCGGCGGCCATCGCTTCGAGCATCGCCAGCCCGAAGGTTTCGCGTTCGGAGGTCGACACCATGACATCGAATGCTGGATAGATGCGCTCGATATCCGACACGTTGCCGAGCAGATCGATCCGTTCCCTCAGCCCGGCGGCGGCAATATCGGCAACCACGGCGGCACGTTCTGAGCCGTCGCCGGCAACGACAAAGCGCGCCTGCGGCACGGCCGCCGCTACCTGTGCTGCCACCGCCACGAATTGGCGGCAGCCCTTCTCGGGCTCGAGCCGACCGACGAAGCCCACGAGGGGATCCGCGATCACATCGCCGGCGCCAAGTGCCCGGCGAGCTTCGGCGTGCGACGGCGAAGCTCCCGGCTCGAGCCCGTGATAGATGACGCGCACCTTGTCGGTGGCGACGCCGTGCGCCAGCAGCTCGTCCCGGGTGACCCGCGAGTTAGCGATGAAGCAATCCACAAAGCGGGACAATAGCCGATAGCTCAGCCGCTGGTCGAGTCGCCGCGGTGCCAGAGCGAGGTGCTCGGTCACCACCAGAGGAATGCCGCCCAGCCCCAGCGCCAGAATCGGCGCGACAGCCATGCTGGAGTGATCGTGGACGACGTCGCAGCGCAGGCGGCGGACCAGCCGGTACAGCTCCAGCGCACCCCGTGGATCGTAAGCCCGGCGCATGCCGAGCACGTGCACGGGAATACCGGCGCCAGCCAGCTCCTGCGCCACCGGCCCGCCGGTACAGAGGAAGGCTACGGACTTCTCGAAGCGCGGCGGCAGGGCCCGGATCAGCGCGACCACGTGGCGCTCCATCCCTGCCCGTGCGCCTTGCCAGAGGAGAAACAGGACGCGCCGCCGCGCCGGCTCAGGTGACGGCATCGCTTAGGTGCCGCCGGTTTCTCGCTTGCTGCGCCAGCCACTTGGCGCCGCGCACAACCGCCACCAGCGCCAGATCAACGGCACTGGCCGCTGCCAGCAGCGCGGCTGCGGCCCAACCGAGATGCCGGCGGGCATAGGTGAGCAGGTCCTGCACCGTCAGCCAGCGCAGCCACAGCCGGGGCACTTTGCGCGTGCTGGTCGAGCCGTGATGGCGAACGCGCGCCGCCGGCATGAAACACACGCGCCAGCCCGCGGCCCACAAGCGGTGACAAAGATCGTCTTCGGTGAAGTACAAGCGGTAGCGCTCGTCGTACCAGCCGACGGCTGCGAGTGCCGATCGGCGCGCGAACAGAAAGGCATCGGAGATCACGTCGACGTCCCGCAAGGCCGCGGCAGTCGGCGTCTGCGCTAGCGGCGGCTGCCGCTCCCGCCACCACAGCCACGGCTGCAGCGAGCCGAGAAGATCCCGCGCCGTTCTTCGCTTCCAGTAGTGCGGCACCTCGGTGGCACCGCCGGCGGCATCGCCGATGACGGTGCAGATCGCCGCGCCGACCTCTTGATGCTGGCGCAGCGCCGCCGCCATCGCCGCGGCGGTGTCCGGCTCCAACACCGTGTCCGGATTGAGCACCAACACGAACTCGCCGCGCGCCGCCCGCAGTGCCTGATTGTTGGCTGGGGCAAAGAAGACGTTGCCCGGGTTGCGGATCACACGACAGAACGGGAACGCCGCCGCCTGGGCGGCGCTGTCATCGACCGAAGCGTTATCCACGACGATGGCTTCCAGGTCGATCCCGCGCTGGCAGCCGACGGACTCCAAGCACTCGCCGATGGTGTCGCCGGAGTTGAAGGTGACGATGCAGACGGAAAGCGCGGGCGGCGCGGTGCTCATACGGCGGCACTCCGCAGCTCAGGCTCCGCCTCCCGGCTGACGCCCTCGCCGCTCTGCGGCGCGGCCGAGCGGCTGGCCGCCGCCTGCAGGGCCAGGTCACGGCGGAGCTCGCGCGAGCGTTGGTACTGCCGCTCGATCAACGCCATCAGCAGCGCGGCCACCATCACGTAGGGAGCATAGGCGAAGGACAGGGAACTGAGGCTGAGGAACTGCACCACGAAGCACAGGTGGCAACCGGCCAGCGCCGGCCCCATTACGCGGCCGGCGCCGTCGGGAGCCCGCGTAGCGAGCCACCAGCCCCGCTGCAGCACCAGGTAGCTGAACCAGGCGATAGCGATCAGACCCAAGGCGCCAAGTTCCACCAGCACCGTGGCCACGCCGTTCTCGCCGCCGAGCAGGGTGAATTCACCGCTGCTCATCTCCGCCGCCATCGCCAGCTCCATTGCCCGCACCTGGGTGGTGGCAAAGCCCAGGCCCCAGATGAAACTGCTCGGCTCCTGCGTCATCAGGTCCACGCGCGTGCTCAGAATCTCGAGGCGCTGTCCGAAGGTACCGCCGAGCTCGCTGAGGTCCGCAAACGTCGAAGCAAAGCGGTCGCCGAACAGCCGCAGCGCGTCGCCAACATCGCGCTTGGCCACTTGCGCCGTGAAGATGCTGAGCACCGCCAGCGCCACCGCCGCGCCGGCGATCAAGCGCGCCGCCCGCCAGCGCGGGAACTGCAGGCCGCGCCGCATCGCCCACCACAGCCACAGCGAGCCGATGATGACCGCCAGCCAGCCGTTGCGAGAGAGGTCGACCAGGATCCCGACCGCTGCCAATCCCAGCATGCCGGCCGTCACCCACTGTGCGCGCCAGCCACCCGAGAGCGTTCGTGCGAGCGAGTCGAAGAAAGTCAGAATGATCAAGGGGAACGCCGGCGAGTACGGGCGCGTGAACTCCTCGGCCGTGGGAAACTGCCCGGTCACCATGCCGCCCGACAACCACGGCGAGCCGGTGAAGAAGACCGCCACCACCACCAGCGCGGCCAGCGCGCCGGCAGCGCGGCAACCCCAGAGCACGAGCCGCAGGCGCCGCCCATCGGTAAGCGCGTAGTAGGCCACCAAGAAGACCGCGTAGAACAGGTAGCGCCGGCCGATGCGAAAACCCAGCGTCAGCGGCACCCCTTCGCGCAGGTACGAAAGCAGGATGTTGAACGCTGCCGCCGCGATGATCAGCGCCACCGGCCAGAGCAACGCGCTGCGGAAACGCTTGAGGTCGAAGCGGCCCGTCGCCAGGTCTTCAATCAGCGGTACCGCCAGCAGCACGAACGCCAGATCACTGACCTTGAAGACGCCGGGAATGCTGAACAGCTCGGGATCAATCAGCCCCAAGAAGTTCGTCTGCGCCAGAATCGCGAAGCCGATCGCGAACTCCGGGCTGAGACAGACCCCGGCGAGGATCACGATGCACAATAACAGCAAGACGGCTGATCCGGCGCGGAAGCGGCCGATGACCGCGCCCAGCGCCAGTGCTGCAACCGCTGTCAGCGTCGCCTGTACCAGCCCCCGGCGCTGGAGCAAGGCTGTCCTAGTCGCCGTCATGCCGCCGCCCCCAGCCGCGGCCGCCATACTCGTTTAAGCGCCCGCTGCACCAAGATCAGATTGTTGAGCGGCTGGCTGACGCAGAAACGACACACTGGTAGAGAGAAGCCCCAGTCGCCGAAGTGCTCGTCGGGCTCCGCCTCGCGGCCGCAGAATGCACAAGCGCCGCCAGCCGGCGCCGCTGCGCACTCCAGATCCTGCCACTGGGCGGTGCCGATGCCTTCCGGCGTGTAGGTGTCGAGCACCTCGATCGGCAGCTTCACGTTACAGAGCCGGCACAACGGTACCGCCGTCGGCGCGGTGTCCGAAGCCGCGGTCTCACCACACGCTGCCTTCTCCGGGACTAGGCGTCCGCACATGAAACAGGCCATGGTGGCGCCGATTTTGATGCCGACCGCCACGGCCAAGCCGCCCAGTCGCCGCCAGCGTGTACGCTCCGCCCGGTGTAACGCGGAGTACCAACGCGAGCCGAGGCCGAGCGACCAGGCGGGATAGATGAGATCGACGGCATCACAGAACAGCAAGGCAAAGCCGGCCCGCCGCAGCGCCGCCCCGAGCGCGGCCGGGGCTAGCGGCTCTTCGAGCAGCGCCTGGCACTGCCGGCGCCCGCGACCCAGGAGTCTGCCGACTGTGCGTTTGCCGCGGTGCACCAAGGCATCGAAGGCGAGGGCGTTGGGGACCTCGACGATCGCGACACCGCCGGGCTGCAAGCAGCGATAGGCTTCCCGCAAGGCGGCATCCGGCCCTTCAGGAAAATGCTCGACCACGCCGAGGGAGACGTAGGCGGCGACCGACTGGTCGCGTAGCGGCAGGCCGCAAACATCCGCGGCGCTGAAGGCGCTGGCGCACTCGGGGCGCGCTCGCAGCGCCCACTGCCGCGCCGCGCCTAGTGCTGCTGCTTGCCGATCGCACCCGATCACCCGCAGGCCCAGGCCGCGGAGATAGAACACGTAGCGCCCGAGGCCGCAGCCGGCCTCGATGACGATGCCGTGGCGCGGCAGGAACTTCAGCAGCACGTGACGCAAGCCATAGCAATCGGCCATCGCGATCTCGCTGGCGACGCTGTGGCCCGACCAGAAATCCCGCCACTCAGCCTCGGCGCTACCCGCGCCGGCCGCAATGTCCATTGCGCCAATCACGCCTGGCGGCAGAAGTCGGAGACGGCCGCGATCACCCGATCCTGGTCGGCATGCGCGAGGTCGGGGAACAGCGGCAGTGTCACCACCCGCTGCCAGACTTCCTCGGTAACCGGCAGTGATACGCGATAGGGTTCGTAGATGCGGTAGAGGTGGGTCGGCATGTAGTGCACGCCGGCGCTGATGCCGCGCTCGCGCAAGAAGTCGACCAAGCGATCGCGCCAAGCCGCGCGCGCCACCTTGATGACGTAGTTGTGCCAGGAGCTGTGAGCGTAAGCTTGCTCGCGGGGTAGCTCGAGAGCGTCGCTGTCTGCCAGCCCGGCCGTGTAGCGGGCTGCCAGCTCCCGCCGTCGGCCGTTGGTGCGGGCCAACTTGCGCAGCTGCACTAGACCCACTGCGGCGGCGATGTCGTTCATCTGGTACTTCAGCTCGACCTCGGTGACGTCGTACTCCCAGTTATAGACGTTGCCGGTCGAGCGCGCCCAAGTGTCGCGGCTGATACCGTGCCAGGCGAGGCGGTGCAGGCGCTCCGCCACGGCGGCGTCCTGCAAGGTAATCATGCCGCCGTCGCCGGTGGCGACGTTCTTGATCGCCTGAAAGCTGAAGCAGCCGAAGCTGCCGATGGAACCGAGCGGGCGTTGCCGGTAGCTGCCGCCGGTGGCGTGGGCACAATCCTCGATCAGCGGAATGCGCTGAGCGCGGGTGATTTCCAGCAGCTCGTCGAGGTGGCAGGCATGGCCGCCGTAGTGCATGGCCACCACGGCACGGGTTCGCGGCGTGATGCGTTTGGCCACCTCTGCCGGATCAAGATTGAGGGTGCTCGGCTCGATGTCGGCAAAGGCGGGCGTGGCCTTGGCCATCAAGATCGCGTGATTGGTGGCTACGAACGTCATCGCCGGTGTAATCACCTCGCCGCCCTCGACGCCGGCGGCGCGCAGCGCCAGATACAGTGCCGAGGTGCAGCAATTCACCGCCACCGCGTGGGGCACGCCGACTAAGGCGGCAAACTGCTTTTCAAACTCCTTAACCTTCGGGCCCGTCC comes from the Deltaproteobacteria bacterium genome and includes:
- a CDS encoding right-handed parallel beta-helix repeat-containing protein, with product MSTRLRLVTMAAAMLAHGIAPAGVTVIDPVRAGDDLGAAVNQALAQAPAVLIPDAAVDVVGGMLIAPLPAGVKARAVPKMVTALNPGEYSVVVAGVAVNGETVAVGEPQGVLIGAGEALEISLPLAMSPVATYSVYAGPPGGESLQAQEVAPETSVRLIDATEFFNRRLGEVPYYPNGPGAPVTVRVIVAGYAGERLVKLGAVQEVRVAARQGVRVTVPAEPGLSYGVFAASGPDRERLQVRGLAPGAVHVLAALRQDGEQLPSRAQRIEIAPGDYEQATMIVINRPAVTLACMAPATIHVTHGFDQAAVLVNPAILAAPGGTGDNAGRHRLYDVAIENCSWDMTGQIETASAPPPDDLRNYAVFAWATDGLTLRGLRIGNNLRGGLGALSCSDVRIEGNRIERNRGRAQSDDRGQLLPGRGVGNAINVARNAPFSDAIAAARQTRTVIANNIIAGGDYGEMFGIAAAAGGASENTITGNTISHVRGPCIALEGQNAGDSGRTTISGNTCTDTGGIVSDNASGGLADTEMRAVTISGNTLSINRAAGVAVSSSDTAVVGNVISGCQLDSRASGCVVITPPRAPGERAGSRNLLVSDNLITLGRRSHAQPPVGVYVNGAAPVTHLTLAHNRIDCEQAAGSIAVQLSGDVSDISLHGNDISDCGGDGVVITDFSLSNVRVPQRLTASDNVFRNLNLSERWLDGRHPVGAAFRFMIDGVGNTSAGHRLRHNRVSDERSPPRVRYGVVFDAERLGAITDVQLDGNEWNARSDDVYNAGATEVVAR
- a CDS encoding GNAT family N-acetyltransferase, which translates into the protein MISVEVIDPLGDSRWLAVEALPGAALYHSQAWARVIAATYGFAPRYYVASAQGKVIGGLPGFELGGLWRGRRWVSLPFSDAGGPVGGANAVSALLAAALRDAGERNWRALEVRGALADSARTQLAETLHNDSYLLSLERPLHLLERAFSDSVRWGRKRALRAGVSVAQAADLPALREFYRLHQITRRRLGVPVQSWRFFELLGREFLARDAGFVVTARHGGRAIASAVFLRFGACLYYKFSAADPRRLEVQPNSLVLWRAIAWAKSADLAALDLGKTVRENAGLARFKRSWGAVAQPLPYYYFPRVTGVGAQSEDSARLRAIRAVWRHLPLAVTRWLGGWMYRVLA
- the asnB gene encoding asparagine synthase (glutamine-hydrolyzing) codes for the protein MCGIAGAFAYGEAAAPDLELIRAMTETLVHRGPDDAGYHVCDPVALGHRRLSIIDLNGGHQPMANEDERVWLVCNGELYNFRELRLELEAHGHAFRSRSDTEVIVHAYEQWGDDCVLRFNGMFAFALWDANQRRLLLARDHFGVKPLYYTTSGHTLLFASEVKALLASGRVAAEIDPAALELFLHYRFVPSPHTLLRGVQRLAPGHRVICDQRGLRGERYWAPVPQPDCGLSEAQYVASLRQRLSRAVERQLVSDVPVGAFLSGGVDSSAITALMARRGSRVRTFCVGFAGDEPLSELGAAREVAAWLGTEHHEVTLSAREFAEALPACIRHLEEPTTTTSIVPLFVLARLAATQVKVVLTGQGADEPFGGYHRYLGERYGVWYRRLPACLRQLLVTPLVERLPGQERLKRAVRSLGNADDATRFLALYALLPAPMMARLWGEPSRLSPAQLLAPIERWRAGVRALDPLSQLMYIDARLSLADDLLLYGDKMTMAWSLEARVPFLDLDLMQVAESVPAALKLKGMVRKYIHKQAVMAWLPEHIVRRRKLGFGVPTARWFRAELRDYVRDTLLAPNAAWRAYFALDGVEAILQAHAVGEENYERQILALLTLELFCRQFVRRGPHD
- a CDS encoding glycosyltransferase yields the protein MKVLVIGGSRSHDESGFDPWLQLQVRSLRRLGLTVDSFVIHRAERGKYARAIPRLRALLARAPYDVVHAHYGYAGIVAAAQSRCPSVVTFHGDDLLGTPDAYGRPTAWSRLWVQIHRRLAHHVAAVIAVSQEMAQVLDRVDVHVIPCGVDTELFVPRDRAAARAHLGWEPARRFVFFAANPAFPRKCFAVARAAVDLLNRNRADPVELVCTHSQPRAVVPYEQVPWYMAAADALVVTAYWEGGPVVVKEAMACNLPIVSVDVGDVRQVIADTAHCHIVEREPAAVAAALARVLDPPRRTQGRARAELVSLPRIAERLLAVYRAVVSPEAAVAVPQAAAKLAEAGRTTPSRS
- a CDS encoding glycosyltransferase; the encoded protein is MVALIRALPPRFEKSVAFLCTGGPVAQELAGAGIPVHVLGMRRAYDPRGALELYRLVRRLRCDVVHDHSSMAVAPILALGLGGIPLVVTEHLALAPRRLDQRLSYRLLSRFVDCFIANSRVTRDELLAHGVATDKVRVIYHGLEPGASPSHAEARRALGAGDVIADPLVGFVGRLEPEKGCRQFVAVAAQVAAAVPQARFVVAGDGSERAAVVADIAAAGLRERIDLLGNVSDIERIYPAFDVMVSTSERETFGLAMLEAMAAGVAVAAFSVGGAGELIEAGAGVAVAPGDVTAMAAAVIDLLRDGGRRQAIGVQARARVAARFSAAHMAAEVAEVYDSVCGRKASPHRDQGERR
- a CDS encoding glycosyltransferase family 2 protein; the encoded protein is MSTAPPALSVCIVTFNSGDTIGECLESVGCQRGIDLEAIVVDNASVDDSAAQAAAFPFCRVIRNPGNVFFAPANNQALRAARGEFVLVLNPDTVLEPDTAAAMAAALRQHQEVGAAICTVIGDAAGGATEVPHYWKRRTARDLLGSLQPWLWWRERQPPLAQTPTAAALRDVDVISDAFLFARRSALAAVGWYDERYRLYFTEDDLCHRLWAAGWRVCFMPAARVRHHGSTSTRKVPRLWLRWLTVQDLLTYARRHLGWAAAALLAAASAVDLALVAVVRGAKWLAQQARNRRHLSDAVT
- a CDS encoding O-antigen ligase family protein, which translates into the protein MTATRTALLQRRGLVQATLTAVAALALGAVIGRFRAGSAVLLLLCIVILAGVCLSPEFAIGFAILAQTNFLGLIDPELFSIPGVFKVSDLAFVLLAVPLIEDLATGRFDLKRFRSALLWPVALIIAAAAFNILLSYLREGVPLTLGFRIGRRYLFYAVFLVAYYALTDGRRLRLVLWGCRAAGALAALVVVAVFFTGSPWLSGGMVTGQFPTAEEFTRPYSPAFPLIILTFFDSLARTLSGGWRAQWVTAGMLGLAAVGILVDLSRNGWLAVIIGSLWLWWAMRRGLQFPRWRAARLIAGAAVALAVLSIFTAQVAKRDVGDALRLFGDRFASTFADLSELGGTFGQRLEILSTRVDLMTQEPSSFIWGLGFATTQVRAMELAMAAEMSSGEFTLLGGENGVATVLVELGALGLIAIAWFSYLVLQRGWWLATRAPDGAGRVMGPALAGCHLCFVVQFLSLSSLSFAYAPYVMVAALLMALIERQYQRSRELRRDLALQAAASRSAAPQSGEGVSREAEPELRSAAV